A genomic region of Nymphaea colorata isolate Beijing-Zhang1983 chromosome 2, ASM883128v2, whole genome shotgun sequence contains the following coding sequences:
- the LOC116247544 gene encoding 21 kDa protein-like, producing the protein MASTMCSFCPPKSETGSQDSMAHESSPVLALKLGTILLVLSLAIYHVSAAGVLGFGGGGGSGGSSGSGNCTNNTNNGGAIEFIRKSCNFTLYPAVCFSSLSGYAASVQQSHTQLAKVAINVSLSNAQVVHRFVDSLSVTASNINDSRALMALKDCRTTFSDGISWMQQSLVELGILYTGNFRFHMSNILTWMSAALTDEQTCIDGFEGVSTIPGLVLKAVVANQASAVGKVTSNALALVNYLNPQRS; encoded by the coding sequence ATGGCCTCCACAATGTGCTCATTCTGTCCCCCAAAAAGCGAAACTGGTAGCCAAGACTCCATGGCTCATGAATCCTCTCCTGTCTTAGCACTAAAACTAGGAACCATTCTGTTGGTCCTTTCTCTGGCTATATATCATGTCTCAGCTGCCGGAGTGCTCGgttttggtggtggtggtggcagcgGCGGTAGCTCCGGTAGTGGTAATTGTACTAATAACACTAACAATGGTGGTGCAATTGAGTTCATCCGCAAATCATGTAACTTCACGCTGTATCCGGCTGTCTGCTTCAGCTCACTTTCAGGCTATGCTGCTTCAGTCCAACAGAGCCATACCCAACTTGCAAAAGTGGCAATAAATGTCAGTCTCTCTAACGCTCAAGTAGTTCACAGATTTGTTGACAGCCTCTCTGTTACTGCTTCCAATATCAATGACTCACGCGCGCTAATGGCGCTCAAAGACTGCAGGACGACCTTTAGCGACGGCATCAGCTGGATGCAGCAGTCATTGGTTGAGCTTGGGATCCTTTACACTGGCAATTTCCGGTTTCACATGAGCAATATTTTGACTTGGATGAGTGCGGCGCTTACGGATGAACAGACGTGCATCGATGGATTCGAGGGCGTCTCTACCATTCCGGGATTGGTACTCAAGGCTGTCGTTGCAAACCAAGCTTCTGCTGTTGGTAAGGTCACCAGCAATGCCTTGGCTCTTGTGAATTATTTGAATCCTCAGAGAAGCTGA
- the LOC116247032 gene encoding LRR receptor kinase BAK1, with product MGMTERKPPKELVLLLLLLISHPFARVLSNLEGDALHTLRSNLQDPNNVLQSWDPTLVNPCTWFHVTCNNDNSVIRVDLGNAALSGQLVPQLGQLTNLQYLELYSNNLSGPIPSDLGNLSSLVSLDLYLNKFTGPIPTSLGKLTKLRFLRLNNNSLSGSIPSSLTNVTTLQVLDLSNNNLSGEVPSNGSFSLFTPISFANNPNLCGPVTQKPCPGAPPFSPPPPLVVSPTVSNPGNSASSTGAIAGGVAAGAALLFAAPAIGFAWWRRRKPQELFFDVPAEEDPEVHLGQLKRFSLRELQVATDGFSNKNILGRGGFGKVYKGRLADGSLVAVKRLKEERTPGGELQFQTEVEMISMAVHRNLLRLRGFCMTPTERLLVYPYMANGSVASCLRERPPSTPPLDWPTRKRIALGSARGLSYLHDHCDPKIIHRDVKAANILLDEEFEAVVGDFGLAKLMDYKDTHVTTAVRGTIGHIAPEYLSTGKSSEKTDVFGYGIMLLELITGQRAFDLARLANDDDVMLLDWVKGLLKERRLDMLVDPDLQSNYIEAEVEQLIQVALLCTQGSPMDRPKMSEVVRMLEGDGLAERWEEWQKVEVGRSQEVELLPPRNSEWLIDSTDNLHAVELSGPR from the exons ATGGGAATGACGGAGAGGAAGCCGCCTAAGGAGCTtgttctgctgctgctgcttctgaTTTCTCATCCCTTCGCAAGAGTTCTCTCGAACCTAGAAG GTGATGCTTTACATACTCTACGGTCAAATCTACAGGATCCAAACAATGTGCTGCAGAGCTGGGATCCAACACTTGTAAATCCATGCACATGGTTTCATGTCACATGCAACAACGATAATAGTGTCATAAGGGT AGATCTAGGAAATGCAGCTTTGTCTGGACAATTAGTTCCTCAACTTGGTCAACTTACAAATCTCCAATACTT GGAGCTCTATAGCAACAATTTAAGTGGTCCAATACCTAGTGACCTTGGGAATCTTTCAAGCCTTGTCAGCTTGGATCTTTATTTGAACAAATTTACAGGACCTATTCCCACCTCATTGGGCAAGCTTACCAAACTAAGATTCCT GCGGCTTAACAATAACAGTCTCTCTGGAAGCATTCCAAGTTCTTTAACAAATGTTACTACGTTGCAAGTTCT GGATCTTTCAAACAACAATCTGTCAGGTGAAGTACCATCAAATGGGTCCTTCTCATTGTTCACGCCTATCAG TTTTGCAAACAATCCTAACCTTTGTGGACCTGTCACGCAGAAGCCATGCCCAGGAGCTCCTCCATTCTCACCTCCACCTCCTTTAGTTGTTTCTCCAACTGTTAGCAACCCAG GTAATAGTGCCTCAAGCACTGGGGCTATTGCTGGAGGAGTTGCCGCAGGTGCTGCACTGTTGTTTGCTGCACCTGCAATTGGGTTTGCCTGGTGGCGCCGTCGGAAGCCTCAAGAGCTGTTTTTTGATGTACCAG CCGAGGAGGACCCTGAAGTTCATCTGGGTCAGCTTAAGAGATTTTCACTGCGGGAGCTACAAGTTGCTACTGATGGGTTTAGCAATAAAAACATTTTGGGACGAGGTGGATTTGGAAAGGTTTACAAGGGTCGCCTTGCAGATGGGTCATTAGTTGCTGTGAAGCGTCTGAAGGAAGAGCGTACTCCTGGAGGAGAGCTTCAGTTTCAGACTGAGGTGGAGATGATTAGCATGGCTGTTCACAGAAACCTTCTTCGCTTGAGAGGCTTTTGCATGACTCCAACTGAACGCTTGCTTGTTTACCCTTATATGGCAAATGGAAGCGTTGCATCATGTTTAAGAG AGAGGCCACCGTCAACACCCCCACTTGATTGGCCAACACGAAAGAGAATTGCTCTGGGTTCTGCTAGAGGACTTTCTTACTTGCATGATCATTGTGACCCGAAGATCATTCATCGGGATGTAAAGGCTGCAAATATTTTGTTGGATGAGGAGTTTGAAGCTGTTGTTGGTGACTTTGGTTTGGCAAAACTTATGGATTACAAAGACACTCATGTGACAACTGCTGTCCGAGGCACAATTGGACACATTGCACCTGAGTACTTGTCTACTGGAAAATCATCAGAGAAGACTGATGTCTTTGGCTATGGGATTATGCTGTTAGAGCTTATTACCGGACAAAGGGCTTTTGATCTTGCTCGCCTTGCCAATGATGATGATGTGATGCTGTTGGACTGG GTGAAAGGACTTCTGAAGGAAAGGAGGTTGGATATGTTGGTCGATCCAGACCTTCAGAGCAACTATATTGAGGCGGAAGTGGAACAGCTGATCCAGGTGGCATTGCTTTGCACCCAAGGCTCTCCAATGGACAGACCTAAGATGTCAGAGGTCGTGAGGATGCTTGAAGGTGACGGACTTGCTGAGAGATGGGAGGAGTGGCAGAAGGTGGAAGTAGGCAGAAGCCAAGAGGTGGAGTTGCTTCCACCCCGTAATTCAGAGTGGCTTATAGATTCCACCGACAATCTTCATGCTGTAGAGTTATCGGGTCCAAGATGA